From the Phragmitibacter flavus genome, the window ACAAGCAGGAGATCATTGCCGCCGGTGAGGGCGGTGGAGGCGAAATCGGCGTTGTAAAAGACGGCGAATTGCTGGCCGTCGATGAGGGTGGTGTAGGGGGTGGATGCGCCACCGAACATGGTTTGGATGGAGGCATCGGCGAGGGTGTTGGCGTTGGCGAAGAGGCCGACGATGGCGTCGCTGCCGTCGTTGTCGATGAGCCAGAGGCGGTGGTCGTCGGTGAGGAGTCCGCCGGTGTAGAGGTTGTCGGAATCGCCGTCCCAAGTGCCGGTGAGGAGGCTGTCGGTGATGCTGACAGTGCCGTTGGCGTCGAGGAGGCTGGTCCCGACGGTGCCATTGCCTTCCGTGGCGATGCCACCGATGGCGAGCTGAGTATTGAAGAAAGCACCGGCATTGAGGTTGATGGCGGCAGTGATGGTCAGTCGGTCGGGTCCGTCGCCGGGGGAGAGGATACCGCCGGACTGGATGGTGACTCCGGTGGTAGCCACGGTGGAGATGAATCCGTTGCCGCCGATGGAGCCGCCGGATTGGACGGTGACGGAACCGGTGCCGGTGGCTGAGCCGGTGATGTTGTTGGCCAACAGGCTTCCGTCATTGACGGTGGTGTTGCCGGTGTAGGTGCTGCCATTGGTGAGTCGGAGAGTGCCGGTTCCGGTTTTGGTAAGTTGACCGCCGGTGCCGCTGATGATGCCGGAATAAGTAGTGGACTGGTTGTTGGCGCCGACGCTGATGTTGCTAGAGATAAAGGTGGGGGTAGTGGCCAAGACACCTATGGCGAGGTCGTCAGAACCCTTGAGTCCACCGATGTTGTAGGTGTTCGTGCCTGCGACGGTGAAGGTGACCGTCTGGATGCCGGAGAGGTGGGTGTCGAGGGTGGAGGCGGAGAGGGCGTCGACGTGGTTGAGGGCGAGGGTGCCCGCTTCGACCCGGGTATCGCCAGTGTGGGTGCCTGCGCCGTGAAGGACGAGATTAGATCCTCCTTTTTTGACGAAGGAGAGTTCGCCTGCCAACACGCCGAAGAAGTTTCCGTTGGTGGATTGATTGATGGCAAGGGTGGCGGCGGTGGAACTGGTGTTGGTGATGGTGCGGCCGCCCATCGTGGTGGTTCCATGAACGATGCTGCCGGTTTCCTGACTGAATCCGTTGAGATCAAGGGTGTCGTTGTTGCTGCCGTAACCGGCCCCCATGTTGACGATGGCATTGAGTGGCAGGGCGTTTGCAATCATCATTTTCATGGTGCCGCTGATGATGCGGGTGTTGCCCCAGACGTTGCCGGCAACGCCCAGCTCCACCGTGCCGCCGGAGTCGAGATAGAACGAGCCGTCGGATTGCAGAACGACGGAGTTCGTGGTGAAAGCGAGGGTGGCACCCGTTTGCGGGTTGAGGATAAACAAGCCTGACTGGTCTGGGGTGACGTTGATGCCGCCGGTCATGGTGAGTTTGTCGGCGGCGACGAAAATGCGGGAACCGCCACCACCTCCACT encodes:
- a CDS encoding beta strand repeat-containing protein: MKTRTFPNLSRQLVAIHVATLLCVANFSIPSVPAATIIKANNTTNLNLSGSWVSGTAAQNDIAQWDNTITSANTSSLGADREWLGISILDPDGDITIGTGNTLTLGMGGINMGSAEVDLNILSSLTTRNFTHQIWNVATGRALTLDNGTFARSVGSNVNIQGSGTVNIGDDHSGIVNDTTGIVGPWLTTGAGTSTRYTTRDSTTNNLIAYTGTSIAVADIGSTPGLNAEVNASGTFGTGASVNTLRHSGGSATLAGNLTANGIMNAASGVLTLTGDITIGATRELIIDSAGSSTTISGIISDNAAGSSSLTKTSPSSLTLSGDNTYTGDTHVNRGVLIITHNNALGSTAGITYINGGDTASGGNPSVPGGQVRLSGGATGLTIAENFVVFGRGNGQNPQVFYSNDGNNVVTGTYTLSGGGGGSRIFVAADKLTMTGGINVTPDQSGLFILNPQTGATLAFTTNSVVLQSDGSFYLDSGGTVELGVAGNVWGNTRIISGTMKMMIANALPLNAIVNMGAGYGSNNDTLDLNGFSQETGSIVHGTTTMGGRTITNTSSTAATLAINQSTNGNFFGVLAGELSFVKKGGSNLVLHGAGTHTGDTRVEAGTLALNHVDALSASTLDTHLSGIQTVTFTVAGTNTYNIGGLKGSDDLAIGVLATTPTFISSNISVGANNQSTTYSGIISGTGGQLTKTGTGTLRLTNGSTYTGNTTVNDGSLLANNITGSATGTGSVTVQSGGSIGGNGFISTVATTGVTIQSGGILSPGDGPDRLTITAAINLNAGAFFNTQLAIGGIATEGNGTVGTSLLDANGTVSITDSLLTGTWDGDSDNLYTGGLLTDDHRLWLIDNDGSDAIVGLFANANTLADASIQTMFGGASTPYTTLIDGQQFAVFYNADFASTALTGGNDLLLVAIVPEPARGILFMAGAMIVLGARRRRR